A genomic window from Providencia alcalifaciens includes:
- a CDS encoding flagellar basal body rod protein FlgF, translating to MDHVIYTAMGGARHALENQSIVSNNIANVSTAGFKAQLSAMRAVPIHGDTEQTRTLVVASTPGADMSQGQLNYTGRPMDVALNDKHFLAVALGDGTEAYTRNGNIQISPDGELMIGERVLQGDGGAINVPPNAELTIGNDGTITALLATDPPTMLGQIGRLKVVEAQPQDLARGEDGLFHLSPQAQAANGEGLPMSERAVVTSGVIEGSNVNAAEAMVSMIANARHFEMQMKVIHSADENAQRANQLLTIS from the coding sequence ATGGATCATGTCATTTATACCGCAATGGGCGGGGCGCGTCATGCGCTTGAAAACCAAAGTATTGTTTCGAATAACATTGCGAACGTTTCAACAGCGGGCTTTAAAGCCCAACTGTCAGCGATGCGCGCGGTGCCTATTCACGGTGATACCGAGCAGACGCGTACGCTAGTTGTTGCATCAACACCTGGTGCGGATATGAGCCAAGGTCAACTGAATTATACCGGTAGGCCAATGGATGTTGCGTTGAATGATAAACACTTTTTGGCAGTCGCTTTAGGCGATGGCACTGAAGCGTATACCCGTAACGGTAACATTCAAATTTCGCCAGACGGTGAATTGATGATTGGTGAGCGTGTGTTGCAAGGGGATGGCGGCGCTATCAACGTGCCACCTAACGCGGAATTAACCATTGGTAACGATGGCACCATTACCGCGTTGCTGGCAACCGATCCGCCAACCATGTTGGGACAGATTGGTCGCCTCAAAGTGGTTGAAGCGCAGCCGCAAGACTTAGCCCGTGGCGAAGATGGATTATTCCACCTATCCCCTCAGGCGCAAGCAGCGAATGGCGAAGGATTACCGATGAGCGAGCGTGCTGTCGTGACTTCCGGAGTGATTGAGGGCAGTAACGTCAATGCCGCTGAAGCCATGGTCTCCATGATTGCCAATGCTCGCCATTTTGAAATGCAAATGAAAGTGATCCACAGCGCAGACGAAAATGCGCAGCGTGCCAATCAACTACTTACGATCAGCTAA
- a CDS encoding flagellar basal body P-ring protein FlgI — MKNKLFVLISFVCLFGSLFVAPAYSERIKDLTTVQGVRDNPLIGYGLVVGLDGTGDQTMQTPFTTQSLNNMLSQMGITVPPGTNMQLKNVAAVMVTAKMPPFGRSGQSVDVVVSSMGNAKSLRGGTLLMTPLKGVDGQIYAMAQGNVLVGGAGASAGGSSVKVNQLNGGRITDGATIERELASSFGQSGAINLQLNEDSFALAQDISDAINRLGGMGSARALDSRTVQLLVPANNTDQVRFLSQVQELNVRTPMTEAKVILNSRTGSVVINRSVTLDSCAVAHGSLAVTVERQTQVNQPNTPFAGGQTVVTRNTNIGVKEQGGALQKVNASVQLNQVIQALNTLGATPTDLMSILQAMESAGCLRAKLEII, encoded by the coding sequence ATGAAAAACAAATTATTCGTTCTCATTTCATTTGTTTGCCTTTTCGGGAGCCTATTTGTTGCTCCTGCCTACAGCGAACGAATTAAAGATCTCACCACGGTACAAGGGGTGAGAGATAACCCATTAATTGGTTATGGTTTAGTGGTCGGATTGGATGGAACGGGAGACCAAACCATGCAAACGCCATTTACCACTCAAAGCTTAAATAACATGCTGTCCCAAATGGGCATCACCGTTCCGCCAGGCACCAATATGCAGCTGAAAAACGTCGCAGCGGTTATGGTCACGGCGAAGATGCCACCATTTGGTCGCTCCGGTCAATCCGTGGATGTGGTTGTTTCCTCGATGGGTAACGCAAAAAGCTTACGTGGTGGTACCTTGCTGATGACTCCATTAAAAGGGGTTGATGGACAAATTTATGCGATGGCGCAAGGTAACGTATTAGTCGGTGGAGCAGGGGCTAGCGCGGGTGGAAGCAGTGTAAAAGTTAACCAGCTTAATGGTGGCCGTATTACCGATGGTGCAACGATTGAACGTGAACTGGCCAGTAGTTTTGGTCAAAGTGGCGCTATCAACCTGCAACTTAACGAAGACAGTTTTGCATTGGCACAAGACATTTCCGATGCGATTAACCGTCTGGGGGGAATGGGGTCTGCACGCGCATTAGATTCGCGAACTGTTCAATTACTTGTTCCTGCAAATAACACGGACCAAGTCCGCTTTTTATCGCAGGTTCAAGAACTGAATGTGCGCACGCCAATGACAGAAGCCAAAGTTATTCTGAATTCACGCACCGGTTCTGTTGTGATCAATCGCAGTGTCACCTTAGACAGTTGTGCGGTCGCACACGGTAGCTTAGCCGTTACGGTTGAGAGACAAACCCAAGTTAACCAACCGAATACGCCATTTGCTGGTGGACAAACGGTGGTCACTCGTAACACCAATATTGGCGTAAAAGAGCAAGGTGGGGCGCTACAGAAAGTGAATGCAAGCGTTCAGCTTAACCAAGTTATCCAAGCGCTCAATACGTTAGGGGCAACGCCAACAGATTTGATGTCTATTTTGCAAGCGATGGAAAGTGCGGGCTGCTTACGCGCGAAATTGGAGATCATCTAA
- the flgG gene encoding flagellar basal-body rod protein FlgG, which produces MIRSLWIAKTGLDAQQTNLDVISNNLANVSTNGFKRQRAVFEDLLYQNIRQPGAMSSEQTSLPSGLQMGTGARPVATVRIHSQGNLNKTGTTTDIAIKGQGFLHVQMPDGTDAYTRDGALQRNQDGQLVTSSGYQVVPAIMIPENANSLSVARDGMVSVTVYGDNQPQQIGQITLTTFINDAGLESMGENLYMETASSGAPNESAPGTNGAGLLYQGMLETSNVNVAEELVNMIQTQRAYEINSKAVSASDQMLQRLTQL; this is translated from the coding sequence ATGATCCGCTCTTTATGGATTGCAAAAACAGGGCTTGATGCTCAACAAACGAACCTAGACGTGATTTCCAACAACTTGGCAAACGTCAGCACCAATGGTTTTAAACGCCAACGTGCGGTATTTGAAGATTTGCTGTACCAAAACATTCGCCAACCGGGTGCGATGAGTTCAGAACAAACCTCATTACCATCAGGTTTACAAATGGGTACAGGTGCGCGCCCAGTGGCGACAGTACGTATTCATAGCCAAGGTAACTTAAATAAAACTGGCACGACGACGGATATCGCCATCAAAGGGCAAGGCTTTTTACACGTTCAGATGCCAGATGGTACTGATGCTTACACCCGAGATGGTGCTTTGCAGCGTAACCAAGATGGTCAATTGGTCACATCGAGCGGTTATCAAGTTGTCCCTGCGATCATGATCCCTGAAAACGCCAACAGCTTAAGTGTTGCCCGTGATGGTATGGTTTCAGTCACCGTGTATGGGGACAACCAACCCCAGCAAATCGGTCAAATTACGTTAACCACCTTTATTAACGATGCTGGCTTAGAAAGCATGGGTGAAAACTTGTACATGGAAACAGCAAGTTCAGGTGCACCGAATGAGAGTGCACCAGGCACTAATGGTGCAGGGTTGCTGTATCAAGGCATGTTAGAAACCTCAAACGTTAACGTAGCAGAAGAGTTGGTGAATATGATCCAAACTCAACGTGCATACGAAATTAACAGCAAGGCAGTTTCTGCATCAGACCAAATGCTGCAACGTCTGACACAGCTGTAA
- a CDS encoding flagellar basal body L-ring protein FlgH translates to MIENGIVPKRRKTVLQTTKSVCLVAAVAVTLNGCAHIKPRPLVDTQTSAVPTAPTAPAPNGAIFQSAQPAYYGYQPLFEDRRPRNVGDILTINLQENVSASKNSSANANRSGKTGFLAAILPGFMQGWLGGSNTEIDVKGNSDFNGKGGANANNTFKGTITVTVDQLLANGNLHVVGEKRIAINQGTESIRFSGVVNPRTIGADNNVSSTQVADARIEYVGDGYINESQTMGWLQRFFLNVSPY, encoded by the coding sequence ATGATTGAAAACGGTATTGTTCCTAAGCGGAGAAAAACAGTGTTACAGACCACAAAATCCGTCTGTTTGGTTGCGGCAGTGGCGGTCACATTAAATGGCTGTGCACATATTAAGCCACGCCCGCTGGTGGACACTCAAACCAGTGCAGTACCGACTGCACCCACAGCACCTGCTCCTAATGGTGCCATTTTTCAAAGTGCTCAACCTGCTTACTACGGCTACCAGCCGCTATTTGAAGACAGAAGACCACGTAACGTTGGCGACATCTTAACGATCAACCTACAAGAAAACGTGAGTGCGAGTAAAAACTCGTCTGCAAATGCAAACCGTAGCGGAAAAACCGGATTCTTGGCAGCGATTCTGCCTGGGTTTATGCAAGGTTGGTTAGGCGGTAGCAACACAGAAATTGATGTGAAAGGAAACAGCGACTTTAACGGCAAAGGTGGCGCAAATGCCAACAATACCTTTAAAGGCACAATTACAGTGACCGTTGACCAGTTATTAGCAAATGGCAATTTGCATGTCGTGGGTGAAAAACGCATTGCGATTAATCAAGGAACGGAATCTATTCGTTTCTCCGGCGTGGTGAACCCGCGCACGATTGGCGCAGATAACAATGTAAGTTCCACGCAAGTGGCTGATGCTCGGATTGAATACGTTGGTGATGGCTATATCAACGAGTCCCAAACAATGGGGTGGTTACAGCGTTTCTTCTTAAATGTATCCCCTTACTAA
- the flgJ gene encoding flagellar assembly peptidoglycan hydrolase FlgJ, which yields MSDMQLLQGAAYDVQSLTSLKGELNKSPEQGLRQVTQQLEATFVEMMLKSMRSALPQDGMFSSDQTRMMTSMYDQQIAQDLAQKGLGFGEMMYQQLTRDQSPSSPAQGAFMPLNEQDLQSLPPFALEQMVRRFAPAMGDALASPFKQIKSLSLSSSNFINQLIEPAKHASEKSGISHFLILAQAALESGWGKREILTAEGKASHNLFGIKAGKNWQGPVTNIMTTEVINGKTIKMRDDFRVYGSYEEAISDYISLLTENPRYKDVKHAATPEIAARRLHKAGYATDPGYSDKLITLINQIRGSGSVGNTPVSRAIQAYNIDLNDIF from the coding sequence ATGAGCGATATGCAGTTATTACAAGGGGCTGCGTATGATGTCCAGTCGTTAACCAGTTTAAAAGGCGAGTTAAACAAATCGCCGGAACAAGGGCTGCGTCAAGTGACGCAGCAACTGGAAGCGACATTTGTGGAAATGATGCTTAAAAGTATGCGCTCTGCATTACCGCAGGATGGCATGTTCTCCAGTGACCAAACGCGTATGATGACCAGTATGTATGACCAACAAATTGCCCAAGATCTTGCCCAAAAAGGGCTTGGTTTTGGGGAAATGATGTATCAGCAATTGACCCGAGACCAATCACCAAGCTCACCGGCACAAGGCGCATTTATGCCTCTCAATGAGCAGGACCTGCAATCGTTGCCACCGTTCGCATTAGAACAAATGGTTCGACGATTCGCCCCTGCCATGGGGGATGCACTGGCATCACCTTTTAAGCAAATCAAATCCTTATCGCTCTCTAGTAGCAATTTTATCAATCAATTGATTGAACCTGCTAAACATGCCAGTGAAAAAAGCGGTATTTCCCACTTCTTAATTTTGGCGCAAGCGGCATTAGAAAGTGGTTGGGGAAAACGAGAAATTCTGACTGCGGAAGGCAAAGCTAGCCATAACTTATTTGGTATTAAAGCGGGCAAAAATTGGCAAGGACCGGTCACGAATATTATGACCACGGAAGTGATCAACGGCAAAACTATCAAAATGCGCGATGATTTCCGTGTGTATGGCTCCTATGAAGAGGCAATATCCGACTATATCAGCTTGTTAACGGAGAATCCTCGCTATAAAGATGTTAAACACGCCGCAACCCCTGAAATTGCCGCACGTCGCCTCCATAAAGCGGGGTATGCGACCGACCCTGGATACTCAGACAAATTGATCACGTTAATTAACCAGATTCGTGGTTCGGGCAGTGTGGGGAATACCCCGGTATCACGGGCAATTCAAGCTTATAACATCGACTTAAACGATATCTTTTAA